ttggggttccaggtcgggattttggggtcctcTGTTTGAATTTTGGAGTTCCaggttggggtttgggggttccaggttgggaatttgggggtcctggatgggattttggggttccaggcTGAGACTTCGGGATTCTCTGTTCGAATTTTGGGGCTCTGTGTTTGAATTTTGGAGTTCcaggtttggaatttggggttccAGGTCGGGAATTTGGGGTTCTCTGTTTGGATTTTGGAGTTCCAggttggaattttggggttccaggttgggattttggggttccatGTTGGGAATTCGGGTTTTTCTTCCGCCGTTTCCGGGCTCCGGGGGCGCCCGAGGGGCTTCGCTTCctcttggagctgctggggaacaaatctgggaaaaaagaggaaaaaatgggaatttagagagggaaaaaaatgggaatttgggagaaaaaatggaattaagggagggggggggaaattgggatttgggaggaAAATATGGAATTTGACGGAAAAAATTGGatgaaggggggaaaaaagagtttgggggaaaaatgggatttggagaaaaaaatgggatttagggattaagaaattgggatttggaggaaaaactgagattgggaaggaataaaaatgggatttggggaggaaattgggatttggggagaaaaaattggaatttagggaaaaaaaatttgggatttcagagggaaaaattgGAATTTGTGGATAAAAAATctgggatgggggaaatgggattgaggggaaaaatgggatttggaaggaataaaaatgggattggggGGGAAATTCGGGATTTAGGGataaaaaattgggatttgggataaaaatttgggatttggggataaaaatttgggatttggggtaagaaattgggatttggggtcgggggtggcactggaagTGTCAGAGCGTTTACTTTGATCCCAAATCACggaaattcaggaattttgcaTCATCAGCCACTTCCGGGAGGAAAATCTCCAAAATCACctggaaaccccaaaactcacctGGAAACCCCCAAATCTTCTTCTGTACCCCTCCAAAACACACCTGGATCCCCCCAACCTCACctggaaaccccaaaatttctACCTGGATTCCCCAAACTCACCTGGAAAACTCAGAATTTCTACCTGGATTCCCCCCCAGCCTCACCTGGAAATTCTGTAACTCACCTgaaatccccaaaattttcaTTGTCCCCTTCCCAACTCACCTGGATCCCAAACTCACCTGGAAATCCCAACATTTCTACCTGGACATTCCCAAACTCACCTGAATCTCAAACTCACCTGGACCCCAAAACTCACCTGAACCCCCTCAATCTCACCTGGAAAACCCGAAGTCCCCACAGAGCTCACCTGGACGCCAACCTTACCTGCAAATCCCAAGCTCACCTGGATCCCAAACACATCTGGATCCCCCCCAAGCTCACctggaaatcccaaaatttccaccTGTCCCCCCCTCACCTGTATCAGGCTCCTCCCccatctcacctgtcccccccCCCAGTCTCACCTGTATCAGGCTCCTCCCCCTCTCACCTGTGTCAGGCTCCTCCCCTCTCACCTGTATCAGGCTCCTCCCCCTCTCACCTGTATCAGGCTCCTCCCCTCTCACCTGTATCAGGCTCCTCCCCCCTCACCTGTATCAGGCTCCTCCCCTCTCACCTGTATCAGGCTCCTCCCCCTCTCACCTGTATCAGGCTCCTCCCCTCTCACCTGTGTCAGGCTCCTCCCCCTCTCACCTGTGTCAGGCTCCTCCccatctcacctgtccccatctcacctgtcccctctcaTCTCACCTGTGTCAGGCTCCTCCCCcagtctcacctgtcccccccagtctcacctgtcccctcccctctcaCCTGTGTCAGgctcctcccccagctcctctctgtaATATTCGGCGTCGTCCTCGTCCGACGGCTCCGCCTCCCCTGCCTCAGGTGCGCCGGGGTCCTCGACGTCACTGTCACCTGAGGGGTCACCTGGGCCACCTGCAGCCCGgcccatcccagccaggctgcGCTCCCTGggagagacaggtgagacaggtgagaagGGACAGGTGAGAAaagacaggtgggacaggggagggacaggtgGGGCAGGTGAGAAAGGTGAGGCAGGTGAGAGGCGACAGGTGAGAGGAGATAGGTGAGGTGGGGGGGACAGGTGAGTTTTAGGGTTTCCAGGTGACTTTTGGGGTTTCCAGGTGAGGGGGGACAGGTAAGGGACAGGTGAAGGACAGATGAggcaggtgagggacaggtgagaggggacaggtgagTTCTGGGGCTTCCAGGTGagtttggggggggggggtttcCAGGTGAGAGGGGAGAAATAAGGGACAGGCACACCTGAGCCCTCCCCTGTGTTCCTCACCTGAGCTTCACCTGTTCCTCACCTGTCgctcacctgtctcacctgtgtctcacctgtccctcacctgtgctcacctctcacctgtctcacctgtccctcacctgtgctcacctctcacctgtctcacctgtgctcacctgtctcacctgtgtctcagcctctgctgccGTTTCCTCTCCaggtcctgctcctgcttccgGCGCCGCTCCGCCTTCACCTGCAGCCGCTGCTCCTTCCGGGCCagcagctcccgcagctcctCCTCACCTTTGGGGGCTGGGGGAACACCTGGGatcagctggggacacctgagatcacctgggtacacctgagcacacctgagatacacctgggatcagctggggacacctgagatacacctgagatcAGCTGGGTGCACCTGGGTACATCTGAGAtacacctgtcccaggtgagtCACTCACCCAGCCCATGGTACAGGATGTTGCCCTgtgccaggtgtccccaagtgtgtccccaggtgtccctcacctgtcccaggtgtgtccctcacctgtccccaggtgtccctcacctgtcccaggtgtgtcacTCACCCAGCCCGTGGTACAGGACGttgccctggcccagcccctcCTCCACCTTCACCAGCTGCAGCGTCAGACGGGGCCCgatctgggacagggacagagggacagacagacatggggacagggacagacagacagggacagacagacatggggacagagggacagggacagacagatgCAGACGGACCCCGGTGAGCTGCGGTGGCAGCAtccccacctgtccccaccTCCTGGTGTCCCCGTGTGCCCTtcgtgtccccaatgtccccagtgccaccccaagGTCCCTTCAGggtccccaatgtccccagtgccaccccaagGTCCCTTCAgggtccccagtgtcaccccaatgtccccagtgtcacctcagtCAGCCTGACTGCGCTCTGCTGTGTCACCCCAATGTCCCAgtgatgtccccaatgtcccaatgtcccctcagtgtcacctcagtCAGCCTGACCgtgctctgctgtgtcacagtgtTGCCCCTCCCGGAGCAGTTCTGTGGCAgttccccagtgtccccaatgtcccagtgatgtccccaatgtccccaatgtccccccaatgtccccagtgtccccattgtcACCTCTGTCAGTCTCACTGCGCTCTGCTGTGTCGCAGCGTTGCCCCTCCCGGAGCAGTTCTGTGGCAGTTCCAGAACGTTCTGGGGCCCGTCCGGCTCCGCCTCGCTCTCGGACAGCAGCgcctccctggggacagcacagggacaggtgacatctctggggacaggacagggacaatgctggggacagggacaggacagggacagcacagggacaggtgacatctctggggacaggacagggacaatgctggggacagggacaggacagggacagcacagggacaatgCTGGGGACAATGCTGGTGACAGGTACAGCAGCgcctccctggggacaggggagggacagggacaggtgacatctctggggacagggacaatgctggggacaggacagggacaatgctggggacagggacagggacaggtgacatctctggggacagggacaggacaggtgACATCTCTgtgagtgtccccaggtgtcaaGTCCCCCACACCCTCCTTGTCCCCCCTCAATgtccccacaatgtccccagtgtcccctcagtgtccccagtgtcccctcagtgtccccagtgtccctgtgatgtccccagtgtccccagtgtccctcacCCCGTCAGCAGCTGGCTGACATCCTCCATCCTGCTCAGGTTGGGGAATTTCTCCCGCAGGATTTTCCGGAGCCCCCGGCTGAGCCCCACGGGCACCACCTGGATACTGCTGGAATTGGGGAGAAAAAacgggaatttgggaaaaaaaccatggaaaaatgggaatttgggagtgGGGGCACCACCTGGATACTGCTGGGATTGGGGAGAAAAAacgggaatttgggaaaaaaaccatggaaaaatgggaatttgggaatgggggaaCCACCTGGATACTGCTGGGATTGGGGAGAAAAAacgggaatttgggaaaaaaacaaggaaaaatgggaatttgggaatgggggCACCACCTGCACAGTGCTGGGATTGGggagaaaacatggaaaaatgggaattggggaaaaaaaacaggaatttgggaatgtgggaacCACCTAGATactgctgggatttgggggaaaaaacgggaatttgggaaaaaacatggaaaaatgggaatgtgggaacCACCTGGACTCTGCTGGGATTGGGGAAAGAAACtgggaatttggaaaaaaaatacgGGAAATtgagaatttggggaaaaatgtggggaaaatggaaatttgggaaaaaacatggaaaaaatgagaactggggaaaaaaaaacacgGAAAAATGGGttttggagaaaaatgggaattgggaatttgggcattttggatttggggattttgggacttttggattttgggaactggggaatttgggtttttaggaatttgggattttgaaAGTTTGGGAATTTGAGATTTTGGGACTTTGGGAATTTAGGACTTTGGAATTCTGGGAactggggttttggggatctGGAGAATTCAGGactttgggattttgggactttgggaattcaggaatttaagattttgggaatttgagGTTTTAGAAATTTGGGAACTCAGGGATATGGACATGGAgaattcaggattttgggattttgagaatttgggttttggggactttgggattttggaaactcaggatttggggactttgggaattcaggatttggggattttgggaattaaGAAATTTGGGACTTTAGGATTTGgtgaatttgggaattcaggacttcgggaatttggggatttcgGAATTTTAGGAATtaagaaatttgggattttaagagttggggaatttggggaatttaggaattgggattttgggaatttggggctcACTAGTGGcggagctgcaggtgctgagaGTCGGAGTCGTAGGAGACGAGCAAACAGCGGCGGATGGAGTTCAGATTGAcctgggaaaaatgggaaaaaatggaaaaaaatgggaaaaacgggaaatgggaaaatgggaaatgggaaaaatgggaaatgaggggaatgggaaaaatgggaaaaaaatgggaaaaatgggggaaatgggaaaaatgggaaaaatcccctttcccatccctctccGCATTCCCAGATCCAAAATCCTTTTTCCcctgttcccaaatcccaaaccccaaatcctaaaattccccattcccaaatcccaattccccattttccaaaaacccaaatcctgaattccaaacacccaaaccccaacccccaaATCCCgaattcccaaaccccaaattcccaaactTCACATTTCAAGTTCCCAAACCCCAagtccccatttcccccttcccaaccccaaactcccaaattcccaaaccccaaatctccaaaccccaaaccccaaattcccaaaccccaaaccccagattTTCACCCCCAGACCTCAAACCTCAAATTttcacccccaaaccccaaattcctaAACCTCAAATTttcacccccaaaccccaaattcccaaacatcaaatcccaaattcccaaccCCAAATTCTGAATTTCCAAACCCAAATTTCctgcccccaaaccccaaattcccaaaccccaaaccccaaattttcgcccccaaaccccaaattttcgcccccaaaccccaaattttcgCCCCCAAACCCCGAATTCCCTCCGTCCCCACCTTGTGCACGTTGATTTTGGGGAACATCCCCTGGAACATCCCGGCCATCAGCTTCACCTGCATCTGGggctccccaaaattccccaaaatcagCAGGGGGGGGTGGCGGAACTGCTGCTCGTGCATCCGGTGCCGCCGCA
This sequence is a window from Oenanthe melanoleuca isolate GR-GAL-2019-014 chromosome 25, OMel1.0, whole genome shotgun sequence. Protein-coding genes within it:
- the PPAN gene encoding suppressor of SWI4 1 homolog isoform X3; this encodes MEPYTARSLQVRRSNSLRDLVAVAGPLGVSQFLVLSKSQFGINLKIFRLPGGPTLTFKVLQYSLVRDVVSALRRHRMHEQQFRHPPLLILGNFGEPQMQVKLMAGMFQGMFPKINVHKVNLNSIRRCLLVSYDSDSQHLQLRHYSIQVVPVGLSRGLRKILREKFPNLSRMEDVSQLLTGEALLSESEAEPDGPQNVLELPQNCSGRGNAATQQSAVRLTEIGPRLTLQLVKVEEGLGQGNVLYHGLAPKGEEELRELLARKEQRLQVKAERRRKQEQDLERKRQQRLRHRERSLAGMGRAAGGPGDPSGDSDVEDPGAPEAGEAEPSDEDDAEYYREELGEEPDTDLFPSSSKRKRSPSGAPGARKRRKKNPNSQHGTPKSQPGTPKFQPGTPKSKQRTPNSRPGTPNSKPGTPKFKHRAPKFEQRIPKSQPGTPKSHPGPPNSQPGTPKPQPGTPKFKQRTPKSRPGTPNSKPGTPKFKQRTPKSQPGTEKSHPGTPKSKHRTQKVKSKTPNSHPGISKSKSRTPKSKFRTPKS
- the PPAN gene encoding suppressor of SWI4 1 homolog isoform X4, which translates into the protein MEPCTARSLQVRRSNSLRDLVAVAGPLGVSQFLVLSKSQFGINLKIFRLPGGPTLTFKVLQYSLVRDVVSALRRHRMHEQQFRHPPLLILGNFGEPQMQVKLMAGMFQGMFPKINVHKVNLNSIRRCLLVSYDSDSQHLQLRHYSIQVVPVGLSRGLRKILREKFPNLSRMEDVSQLLTGEALLSESEAEPDGPQNVLELPQNCSGRGNAATQQSAVRLTEIGPRLTLQLVKVEEGLGQGNVLYHGLAPKGEEELRELLARKEQRLQVKAERRRKQEQDLERKRQQRLRHRERSLAGMGRAAGGPGDPSGDSDVEDPGAPEAGEAEPSDEDDAEYYREELGEEPDTDLFPSSSKRKRSPSGAPGARKRRKKNPNSQHGTPKSQPGTPKFQPGTPKSKQRTPNSRPGTPNSKPGTPKFKHRAPKFEQRIPKSQPGTPKSHPGPPNSQPGTPKPQPGTPKFKQRTPKSRPGTPNSKPGTPKFKQRTPKSQPGTEKSHPGTPKSKHRTQKVKSKTPNSHPGISKSKSRTPKSKFRTPKS
- the PPAN gene encoding suppressor of SWI4 1 homolog isoform X2, translated to MGRPGKSRFQRQERARARLRSEQLFGSAPHSFVFARGRAGRSLRGLSRDLRRVMEPYTARSLQVRRSNSLRDLVAVAGPLGVSQFLVLSKSQFGINLKIFRLPGGPTLTFKVLQYSLVRDVVSALRRHRMHEQQFRHPPLLILGNFGEPQMQVKLMAGMFQGMFPKINVHKVNLNSIRRCLLVSYDSDSQHLQLRHYIQVVPVGLSRGLRKILREKFPNLSRMEDVSQLLTGEALLSESEAEPDGPQNVLELPQNCSGRGNAATQQSAVRLTEIGPRLTLQLVKVEEGLGQGNVLYHGLAPKGEEELRELLARKEQRLQVKAERRRKQEQDLERKRQQRLRHRERSLAGMGRAAGGPGDPSGDSDVEDPGAPEAGEAEPSDEDDAEYYREELGEEPDTDLFPSSSKRKRSPSGAPGARKRRKKNPNSQHGTPKSQPGTPKFQPGTPKSKQRTPNSRPGTPNSKPGTPKFKHRAPKFEQRIPKSQPGTPKSHPGPPNSQPGTPKPQPGTPKFKQRTPKSRPGTPNSKPGTPKFKQRTPKSQPGTEKSHPGTPKSKHRTQKVKSKTPNSHPGISKSKSRTPKSKFRTPKS
- the PPAN gene encoding suppressor of SWI4 1 homolog isoform X1, with translation MGRPGKSRFQRQERARARLRSEQLFGSAPHSFVFARGRAGRSLRGLSRDLRRVMEPYTARSLQVRRSNSLRDLVAVAGPLGVSQFLVLSKSQFGINLKIFRLPGGPTLTFKVLQYSLVRDVVSALRRHRMHEQQFRHPPLLILGNFGEPQMQVKLMAGMFQGMFPKINVHKVNLNSIRRCLLVSYDSDSQHLQLRHYSIQVVPVGLSRGLRKILREKFPNLSRMEDVSQLLTGEALLSESEAEPDGPQNVLELPQNCSGRGNAATQQSAVRLTEIGPRLTLQLVKVEEGLGQGNVLYHGLAPKGEEELRELLARKEQRLQVKAERRRKQEQDLERKRQQRLRHRERSLAGMGRAAGGPGDPSGDSDVEDPGAPEAGEAEPSDEDDAEYYREELGEEPDTDLFPSSSKRKRSPSGAPGARKRRKKNPNSQHGTPKSQPGTPKFQPGTPKSKQRTPNSRPGTPNSKPGTPKFKHRAPKFEQRIPKSQPGTPKSHPGPPNSQPGTPKPQPGTPKFKQRTPKSRPGTPNSKPGTPKFKQRTPKSQPGTEKSHPGTPKSKHRTQKVKSKTPNSHPGISKSKSRTPKSKFRTPKS